In Ruminococcus sp. HUN007, a genomic segment contains:
- a CDS encoding AAA family ATPase — protein MKIYKLNLKNYTVFSESSLEFSRGINIFIGENGTGKTHIMKLLYASCQAVNEKTPFAYKLARTMLPDDYKLSALISKGKKSEKTDIAVYASEESKSEVLGLSFDAKTKKFDAKVTGEESWEKIFSGANSVYIPAKEILSNCYTLISAVERDNVRFDDTYTDLLHMVKVDVSGDGDSTDSGDMLKKIESIIGGKVLYDNQKDQYYIKGQNKQEFNLVAEGIRKMALLWQLIKQGALKSGDVLFWDEPEANINPEYIPVIADILLELQRNGVQIFISTHSYILAKYFEIRSRDEDSVMYISLNKDGKFAASESSAKFSELHNNILISSFEKLLDEVYNSEVH, from the coding sequence ATGAAAATTTATAAACTGAATTTGAAAAATTACACTGTTTTCAGTGAAAGTTCATTAGAGTTTTCACGGGGGATAAACATTTTTATAGGCGAAAACGGAACTGGAAAAACACATATCATGAAGCTTTTGTATGCATCGTGTCAGGCAGTAAATGAAAAGACGCCGTTTGCATATAAGCTGGCAAGAACCATGCTTCCGGATGACTATAAGCTTTCAGCTCTGATATCAAAAGGAAAAAAATCCGAGAAAACAGACATTGCCGTCTATGCTTCAGAAGAAAGCAAATCAGAGGTGTTAGGACTTAGCTTTGATGCTAAAACCAAAAAGTTTGATGCTAAGGTTACAGGTGAGGAAAGCTGGGAAAAAATATTTTCAGGTGCCAACAGTGTGTACATTCCTGCAAAGGAAATTCTTTCGAACTGTTATACCCTAATTTCAGCAGTGGAACGTGATAATGTCAGATTTGATGATACTTATACTGATCTTCTGCATATGGTAAAAGTTGATGTTTCCGGAGATGGAGACAGCACTGATTCCGGGGATATGCTTAAGAAAATAGAGAGTATTATCGGTGGAAAAGTATTATATGATAATCAGAAAGATCAGTATTACATAAAAGGCCAGAACAAACAGGAGTTCAATCTTGTAGCTGAAGGTATCAGAAAAATGGCACTTCTCTGGCAGCTTATAAAACAAGGTGCTCTTAAAAGCGGTGATGTTCTTTTCTGGGATGAACCGGAAGCAAATATAAATCCGGAGTATATTCCGGTAATCGCTGATATTTTACTTGAACTTCAAAGAAATGGTGTTCAGATATTTATATCCACGCACAGTTATATTCTTGCTAAATATTTTGAGATAAGAAGCAGAGATGAAGACAGCGTTATGTATATTTCCTTAAATAAAGACGGAAAATTTGCTGCTTCAGAATCATCTGCAAAGTTTTCAGAACTGCACAATAATATTCTGATAAGTTCTTTTGAAAAACTTCTGGATGAAGTCTATAATTCGGAGGTACATTAA